In the genome of Coregonus clupeaformis isolate EN_2021a chromosome 11, ASM2061545v1, whole genome shotgun sequence, one region contains:
- the LOC121576840 gene encoding coiled-coil domain-containing protein 124-like — MPKKFQGENSKAMTAKARKSEAKAVEDARKKKELEDALWQENDKHVLKKEQRKDDKEKKRLEALERKKENQRLLDEEAAKIKGKAKEAAAAAVAAGKVTRAQIEETLHVEQQLQQQEHSKEKEKSHLESPLEENVNRIIPEEGAVEARSIEDAIAMLSMAEELDRHPERRVKAAFAAYEELNMPLLKKENPNMRLSQLKQQLKKEWMKSPENPLNQRFANYNTK; from the exons ATGCCGAAGAAGTTCCAGGGCGAGAACTCAAAGGCGATGACTGCCAAGGCCCGCAAGTCAGAGGCCAAAGCAGTGGAAGACGCCCGCAAGAAGAAGGAGCTGGAGGATGCTTTATGGCAGGAGAACGATAAACATGTCCTGAAGAAAGAACAGAGGAAG GACGACAAGGAGAAGAAGCGCCTTGAGGCCctggagagaaagaaggagaaccAGCGGCTCTTGGATGAGGAGGCTGCAAAGATTAAGGGCAAGGCCAaggaggctgctgctgctgctgtggcgGCGGGCAAAGTGACCCGGGCCCAGATTGAGGAGACGCTGCATGTCGAGCAGCAGCTACAACAGCAGGAGCATTCCAAAGAGAAAG AGAAGAGTCACCTGGAGTCGCCCCTGGAGGAGAATGTGAATCGCATCATCCCTGAGGAAGGTGCAGTGGAGGCTAGATCCATAGAGGATGCCATTGCTATGCTCAG CATGGCTGAAGAGCTTGACCGCCACCCCGAGCGCAGGGTGAAGGCAGCGTTCGCCGCGTACGAGGAGCTGAACATGCCCCTCCTTAAAAAAGAGAACCCCAACATGCGGCTGTCGCAGCTCAAGCAGCAACTGAAAAAGGAGTGGATGAAGTCACCAGAGAACCCCCTGAACCAGCGCTTTGCCAACTACAACACCAAGTGA